A genomic segment from Deinococcus sp. YIM 77859 encodes:
- a CDS encoding carbohydrate kinase, with translation MSDSLPLIVSAGEALTDLVTAGEDLWRAHPGGAGWNVARACARLGAPSAFAGAVGEDNFGDDLWRESAAAGLDLRFLQRVPQPTLMAVVYRLDPPAYRFLGENSADLHFDPTRLPPGWLQSARWLHVGGISLSRWPLATALLELVGEARACGVRISFDPNARVTHRHPDYPAVFEAVARQADLIKLSDEDLRFFFPVLSEEDALRQLRGLNARCPIVITRGARGATLYQPAGRADVPAVPVQVADTVGAGDALCAGLLVSATERPEALWTEHLRLGLQAAAAACTQTGAYAPTRADLAALPG, from the coding sequence ATGAGTGACTCTCTCCCCCTGATCGTGAGCGCCGGGGAGGCGCTGACCGACCTGGTGACGGCTGGAGAAGACCTGTGGCGCGCGCATCCGGGGGGTGCAGGCTGGAATGTGGCGCGGGCCTGCGCGCGGCTGGGCGCCCCCAGCGCTTTTGCTGGAGCGGTGGGCGAGGACAACTTCGGGGACGATCTCTGGCGCGAGAGCGCGGCGGCAGGCCTTGACCTGCGCTTTCTTCAGCGGGTCCCGCAGCCCACCCTGATGGCGGTGGTATACCGGCTCGACCCGCCCGCCTACCGTTTTCTGGGCGAGAACAGCGCCGATCTCCACTTTGATCCCACTCGCTTGCCACCAGGGTGGCTGCAGAGCGCCCGTTGGCTGCACGTGGGCGGGATCAGCCTGAGCCGCTGGCCACTGGCCACTGCCCTGCTGGAACTTGTCGGAGAGGCGCGGGCCTGTGGGGTACGCATCAGCTTCGACCCCAACGCCCGGGTCACGCATCGCCACCCGGACTACCCCGCCGTGTTCGAGGCGGTCGCGCGGCAGGCAGACCTGATCAAGCTCAGCGACGAGGACCTGCGCTTCTTCTTCCCGGTCCTGTCCGAAGAGGACGCGCTACGGCAGCTGCGTGGTCTGAATGCCCGCTGCCCCATCGTCATCACGCGTGGGGCCAGGGGCGCGACCCTGTATCAACCGGCGGGCCGCGCAGACGTACCCGCCGTGCCCGTGCAGGTCGCCGATACGGTTGGGGCGGGAGATGCCCTCTGCGCCGGGCTCCTGGTCAGCGCCACCGAACGCCCCGAGGCGCTGTGGACAGAACACCTCCGGCTGGGCTTGCAAGCCGCCGCTGCCGCCTGTACTCAAACCGGCGCCTACGCGCCGACCCGCGCTGATCTCGCCGCGCTGCCCGGCTAA
- a CDS encoding DNA double-strand break repair nuclease NurA, whose product MRIRLDPWPVDTHDGQLTLKPFAGLVMDAETNRWAALPPRGVPQRVRRVLVVDGKPRMEARLLLDDEAGHLSVAGFGAYVVGAVDLCPHGTRQASLQDVAARRVLAYSGDVPLEPAQLSPRNPHTGRLEYQPQPFRGAQVEGARSQIQRLMLDAEQQLSADLASPLPLDETEPDALPDTLVLQDGPVRVGEAGRAVVGYVKTLHTDYLGADRIGLLTELKPGERTPILRFSVGDRGEGGGGREQRFTWYVRLCQAPFYQHPLAGVMRLEMHAPEDVEFVPRGVRDIADLSGALLCRLASQPHKDPRAPQNLIPTAALEQAMTRALGSLELVTRRIRMHLAAQYGSGVVA is encoded by the coding sequence ATGCGCATTCGCCTTGACCCCTGGCCGGTGGATACCCACGACGGACAGTTGACCTTAAAGCCGTTTGCGGGGCTGGTGATGGATGCCGAGACCAACCGCTGGGCCGCTCTTCCTCCCCGCGGGGTGCCGCAACGGGTGCGGCGGGTCCTGGTTGTGGACGGCAAGCCGCGCATGGAAGCCCGGCTGCTGCTGGACGATGAGGCAGGCCATCTCAGCGTGGCCGGTTTTGGTGCCTACGTCGTGGGGGCAGTGGACCTCTGTCCGCACGGAACGCGGCAGGCCAGCCTGCAGGATGTGGCCGCGCGCCGAGTGCTCGCCTACAGCGGAGACGTGCCGCTTGAACCGGCCCAGCTCAGCCCCCGCAACCCGCACACGGGACGCCTAGAGTACCAGCCGCAGCCCTTTCGCGGCGCGCAGGTGGAAGGCGCGCGGAGTCAGATTCAGCGCCTGATGCTGGATGCCGAGCAGCAGCTCAGCGCGGACCTCGCTTCGCCCCTGCCCCTCGATGAGACGGAGCCGGACGCTCTGCCGGACACGCTGGTGCTGCAAGACGGTCCGGTGCGGGTGGGCGAGGCCGGACGCGCGGTGGTGGGCTACGTCAAGACGCTCCACACCGACTACCTGGGTGCCGACCGCATCGGTCTGCTGACCGAGCTGAAGCCGGGCGAACGCACGCCCATTCTGCGCTTCTCGGTGGGCGACCGCGGTGAGGGCGGGGGAGGCCGCGAGCAGCGCTTTACCTGGTATGTCCGCCTGTGTCAGGCCCCCTTCTACCAGCATCCCCTCGCGGGCGTGATGCGGCTAGAAATGCACGCCCCCGAGGATGTGGAGTTCGTGCCGCGCGGCGTGCGGGACATCGCGGACCTGTCGGGCGCGCTGCTGTGCCGCCTCGCCAGCCAGCCGCACAAGGACCCCCGCGCGCCCCAGAACCTGATTCCAACCGCCGCGCTCGAGCAGGCCATGACCCGCGCGCTGGGCAGCCTGGAACTCGTCACCCGGCGTATCCGCATGCACCTCGCCGCGCAGTACGGGTCGGGGGTGGTCGCGTGA
- a CDS encoding NFACT family protein, whose product MEGLMLARVLRELAPHLPARHLGWVFPDETTAALLLDGVGNLVLSYRPPQPVVFVSRERLRGEPHNPFQRFLAHRVRGDLVKAEQLKLDRVFALHFAGETGFVDQPPTRLVFEVTGRNANLLVLEGGEGFGGRILQAAREITGSRNRFRTVRTGGTYTPPPPYEKLDPRTLTEAEAQALAGVPLGRWRERLDGLGPLLGAELVRRAGLDPSEAPGERWPQALAALRSLVHDPTVSEGVMQEGAREAARVEKAAQLRKALREPLEKRVTLLQNQLADVARAEAGVDAAAQDRAEADLLMAYAHTLEPGAASALLPAFDGSGEVAVTLDPQLSGVQNAEKRYARARRREEVYERLAEREPALRAELAEAQERLTQLEAASLEELEALSATLQAERPAKSPYGLRFTTPGGFEVLVGRNNKENAALTHRIGRSLDYWFHAQGYPGSHVLVRTGGRDLSLPDILYAAQLAAAHSKARGSSNVPVDYTRIKHVWRPRGAPAGQVHYTGQKTVFVDGTPPED is encoded by the coding sequence ATGGAAGGGTTGATGCTCGCGCGGGTGCTGCGTGAGCTCGCGCCGCACCTCCCCGCCCGCCATCTGGGCTGGGTTTTTCCCGACGAGACGACGGCCGCCCTGCTGCTCGACGGGGTCGGAAACCTGGTGCTGAGTTATCGCCCGCCCCAACCCGTGGTGTTCGTGTCACGCGAGCGGTTGCGCGGCGAGCCGCATAATCCGTTTCAGCGCTTTCTGGCTCACCGAGTGCGCGGCGACCTGGTGAAAGCCGAGCAGCTCAAGCTCGACCGGGTGTTCGCCCTGCACTTTGCGGGCGAGACGGGCTTTGTGGACCAGCCGCCCACCCGTCTCGTCTTCGAGGTGACGGGCCGCAACGCCAATCTGCTGGTGCTCGAAGGGGGAGAGGGTTTCGGCGGGCGCATCCTGCAGGCCGCGCGCGAGATCACGGGGAGCCGCAACCGCTTTCGTACGGTGCGAACGGGCGGAACGTACACGCCCCCGCCCCCCTATGAGAAGCTTGACCCCCGCACCCTGACCGAGGCGGAGGCGCAGGCCCTCGCGGGTGTGCCGCTTGGGCGGTGGCGCGAGCGGCTGGACGGGCTGGGGCCGCTGCTGGGGGCCGAACTCGTGCGCCGCGCAGGCCTGGACCCCTCCGAGGCCCCAGGCGAACGCTGGCCCCAGGCGCTCGCTGCTCTGCGTTCCCTGGTGCATGATCCCACGGTCAGCGAGGGCGTGATGCAGGAGGGAGCGCGCGAGGCGGCGCGAGTGGAAAAGGCTGCGCAGCTTCGCAAGGCGCTGCGCGAGCCGCTGGAAAAGCGGGTGACCCTGCTTCAGAACCAGCTTGCGGACGTGGCCCGTGCCGAGGCAGGGGTGGACGCCGCTGCCCAGGACCGCGCTGAGGCCGACCTGCTGATGGCCTACGCGCACACCCTGGAGCCGGGTGCGGCGTCTGCCCTGCTCCCGGCTTTTGATGGAAGCGGTGAGGTGGCGGTGACGCTCGATCCTCAGCTCAGTGGGGTGCAGAATGCCGAGAAACGCTATGCCCGCGCCCGCCGACGCGAGGAGGTGTACGAGCGGCTCGCCGAGCGTGAACCCGCCCTGCGCGCCGAGCTGGCGGAGGCGCAGGAGCGGCTCACGCAGCTGGAAGCGGCGAGCCTGGAAGAGTTGGAGGCGCTCTCCGCGACCCTTCAGGCCGAGCGGCCCGCCAAGAGTCCCTACGGTCTGCGCTTCACCACGCCGGGCGGCTTCGAAGTGCTTGTCGGCCGCAACAACAAGGAGAACGCGGCCCTGACGCACCGCATCGGGCGCAGCCTGGACTACTGGTTTCATGCCCAGGGCTATCCCGGCAGCCATGTTCTGGTCCGTACGGGGGGGCGCGACCTCTCTCTTCCCGACATCCTCTATGCCGCGCAGCTTGCCGCCGCCCACAGCAAGGCGCGTGGCAGCAGCAATGTGCCGGTAGACTATACCCGGATCAAGCACGTCTGGCGGCCGCGCGGGGCACCAGCCGGGCAGGTGCACTACACTGGTCAGAAGACGGTGTTCGTGGACGGAACGCCGCCCGAGGACTAG
- a CDS encoding histone deacetylase, translated as MSAPVAFSHPFRAYTPAAYTFPLPEGHRFPAYKYAGVAERLRGLLPVLDTPPLRWADAARVHDPAWLRRWRRGEVTAAEERAFGLPWSPEVVERARRAAGGSLAALHDALALGWGANLAGGTHHAFRDRAEGFCLVNDAAILTRVALDGGWAQRVAVLDLDVHQGNGTAALLAGETRALTISVHGERNYPFRKERSSLDLGLPDGVQNSEYLRVLREQVLPALHDFRPGLLLYLAGVDVLAGDRFGRFALTLEGVRERNRTVLSWAKRAGVPVVTMLAGGYNRDPALTVEAHASTVLDGLEVFG; from the coding sequence GTGTCCGCGCCTGTTGCCTTCTCTCACCCCTTTCGGGCCTACACGCCTGCCGCCTACACCTTCCCACTCCCGGAGGGACACCGCTTTCCGGCCTACAAGTACGCGGGGGTGGCCGAGCGGCTGAGGGGGCTGCTGCCCGTGCTGGACACGCCGCCCCTGCGCTGGGCCGACGCCGCGCGCGTCCACGACCCGGCCTGGCTGCGGCGCTGGCGGCGCGGAGAGGTCACGGCGGCCGAGGAACGCGCCTTTGGTTTGCCCTGGAGCCCGGAGGTGGTGGAGCGGGCCCGGCGGGCGGCGGGTGGCAGCCTGGCCGCCCTGCACGACGCGTTGGCGTTGGGCTGGGGGGCAAATCTCGCGGGCGGCACCCACCACGCCTTTCGGGACCGCGCCGAAGGCTTTTGCCTGGTGAACGACGCGGCCATTCTCACCCGGGTGGCGCTCGATGGGGGCTGGGCGCAGCGGGTGGCTGTGCTGGATCTCGACGTCCACCAGGGAAACGGCACGGCGGCGCTGCTGGCCGGGGAAACGCGGGCCCTGACCATCAGCGTGCACGGCGAACGCAACTATCCCTTTCGCAAGGAGCGCAGCAGCCTTGACCTGGGCCTGCCCGACGGCGTACAGAACAGCGAGTACCTGCGGGTGCTGCGCGAGCAGGTGCTGCCCGCCCTGCATGACTTTCGCCCGGGGCTGCTGCTGTATCTGGCGGGGGTCGACGTCCTGGCCGGGGACCGCTTCGGGCGCTTCGCCCTCACGCTGGAGGGCGTGCGGGAACGCAACCGCACCGTGCTGAGCTGGGCCAAAAGGGCAGGCGTGCCGGTCGTGACCATGTTGGCCGGCGGGTACAACCGCGATCCGGCCCTCACCGTCGAGGCCCACGCGAGCACGGTGCTCGACGGCCTCGAGGTCTTCGGCTGA
- a CDS encoding Crp/Fnr family transcriptional regulator encodes MTLSAHLSAPLDTAHRRPLRRGDTLYHAGDPAPNLYRLESGLLRAVRLTAQGRTLTVRHIWPGDIFGEEVLHGLPRGHQVTALSDASVTALHPQSLGNAELWEVTRSLSAQLQRVMTDGVHIQDGELRERIARYLLNLADSSLGGRHGNGMRFVRATHELIAEGTGATRESVSKLIGEMRDDGLLTPAYRCLTLTDEAGLRALSGYHEE; translated from the coding sequence ATGACCCTGTCTGCCCACCTTTCTGCCCCCCTCGACACCGCCCACCGCCGCCCCCTGCGCCGGGGGGACACGCTGTATCACGCGGGCGACCCCGCGCCCAACCTCTACCGACTGGAAAGCGGCCTGCTGCGCGCAGTGCGCCTGACCGCCCAGGGCCGCACCCTCACCGTCCGGCACATCTGGCCGGGGGACATCTTTGGGGAGGAGGTGTTGCACGGCCTGCCGCGCGGGCACCAGGTGACAGCGCTGTCTGACGCGAGCGTCACGGCCCTGCATCCCCAGAGCCTCGGCAACGCCGAACTGTGGGAGGTGACCCGCAGCCTCAGCGCCCAGCTTCAGCGCGTGATGACCGACGGCGTTCATATCCAGGACGGTGAGTTGCGCGAACGCATCGCCCGTTACCTCCTGAATCTGGCGGACAGCAGCCTGGGCGGGCGGCACGGCAACGGAATGCGCTTTGTGCGCGCCACCCACGAACTGATTGCCGAAGGCACCGGCGCCACCCGTGAAAGCGTCAGCAAGCTGATCGGCGAGATGCGAGACGACGGCCTCCTCACGCCCGCCTACCGCTGCCTGACCCTGACGGACGAGGCGGGCTTGCGAGCGCTGAGCGGGTATCACGAGGAATAG
- a CDS encoding MerR family transcriptional regulator — translation MTEHSGPRLTTGHFARLARLSSKALRLYDALGLLRPIDVDPETGYRFYAAQQLEQARLIGVLRRLEMPLAQIQELLQAPRGDQLKVLERYWQSLQQSMSEKEGLVAYLTAHLSQQEVRMFEIFDREVPSVQVLGFRGRVNIEALPDFIVTTFQRLQQHLAAQDIPFAAAPYVLFYGHVGADADGPVEVCIPCCGRVTPGKGMAVRQEPAYREVYVSLTQEQQRRVQTILRAHDEVARSLQWQSTLPVRPAREVYLQPAAEQDPALEVAYPFWVAPLRPQGQRNLSASPSRPATMPR, via the coding sequence GTGACCGAACACTCAGGACCACGCCTTACGACCGGCCATTTTGCAAGGCTGGCTCGCCTCTCCTCTAAGGCCCTTCGGCTTTACGACGCTCTAGGCTTATTGCGACCCATTGATGTTGATCCAGAGACTGGCTACCGCTTCTACGCTGCCCAACAGCTAGAACAGGCGCGCCTCATCGGAGTACTCAGGCGATTGGAGATGCCTCTTGCTCAGATTCAAGAACTGTTGCAAGCGCCTCGCGGAGACCAGCTGAAGGTGCTGGAGCGCTACTGGCAGAGCCTGCAGCAGTCGATGAGTGAAAAGGAGGGTCTTGTTGCCTACCTCACTGCCCATCTCAGTCAACAGGAGGTCCGAATGTTTGAGATTTTTGACCGCGAAGTCCCATCGGTACAGGTTCTTGGTTTTCGAGGAAGGGTTAATATAGAAGCCTTGCCAGATTTTATTGTTACAACGTTTCAACGTTTACAGCAGCATTTAGCTGCTCAGGACATACCATTTGCTGCGGCGCCCTATGTTCTTTTTTATGGTCATGTGGGTGCGGATGCGGATGGACCAGTGGAAGTTTGTATTCCTTGTTGCGGTCGGGTGACACCCGGTAAAGGCATGGCGGTCCGGCAAGAACCTGCCTACCGGGAGGTTTATGTCTCGCTCACCCAAGAGCAGCAGAGGCGGGTGCAAACCATCTTGAGGGCCCACGATGAAGTTGCGCGTTCGCTCCAGTGGCAAAGCACCCTTCCAGTGCGTCCCGCTCGTGAGGTCTACCTTCAGCCCGCAGCGGAGCAGGACCCAGCGTTGGAGGTGGCTTACCCCTTCTGGGTTGCCCCCCTCAGGCCGCAGGGACAGCGGAATCTGAGCGCCTCTCCTTCTCGGCCCGCTACCATGCCCCGGTGA
- a CDS encoding HD-GYP domain-containing protein, whose translation MFLPPPWLFLILLGLLGFLLVRDWRARRELAWRREVTRALQVGSERLASAQGTHAIVRVAVEVLGGLRVAPHIAFVAYQQGVPCILAGQGGFGGQVTRALTAANDSRSVQADHWVAAEVLTLLRPEDRRHTCVLPVYDGTQRHLGLLVLARAGRVWRDEERETAAAFARLLGAQLGQWQAMQDLRDANDLTLRSLGAALERRDDGTGGHTTRVVGLSVRLARALGWDEDRVKALRWGAYLHDMGKLGIPDRILYKHGPLDPEERRIIQSHTTQGYDLLQDLHFLPAETLDLVRYHHERWDGSGYPAGLCGENIPEAARLFAIVDVYDALTSARPYKPAWSRERALQEIGAQAGRHFDPHYVDAFLALMTEQDDVRLVS comes from the coding sequence GTGTTCCTTCCTCCGCCGTGGCTCTTTCTGATCCTGCTTGGACTGCTGGGGTTCCTGTTGGTGCGCGACTGGAGGGCGCGGCGCGAGTTGGCCTGGAGGCGTGAGGTCACGCGCGCGTTGCAGGTCGGAAGTGAACGTCTCGCCTCCGCTCAGGGCACGCATGCCATCGTTCGCGTCGCGGTAGAGGTGCTGGGCGGCCTGCGCGTCGCGCCGCACATCGCCTTTGTGGCCTATCAGCAGGGAGTGCCCTGTATCCTCGCGGGGCAGGGCGGTTTTGGAGGGCAGGTGACGCGAGCGCTGACGGCGGCCAATGACAGCCGCAGCGTGCAGGCCGACCACTGGGTAGCGGCCGAGGTGCTGACCCTGCTGCGCCCGGAAGACCGCCGGCATACGTGTGTCCTTCCGGTGTACGACGGCACGCAGCGGCACCTGGGGCTACTTGTCCTGGCCCGCGCTGGCCGGGTATGGCGGGACGAAGAAAGGGAGACGGCGGCAGCCTTCGCGCGGCTGCTGGGGGCGCAGCTCGGGCAGTGGCAGGCCATGCAGGATCTGCGGGACGCGAATGACCTCACCCTCCGGTCGCTGGGGGCAGCACTGGAACGCCGCGACGACGGTACCGGTGGCCACACCACCCGAGTGGTGGGCCTCAGCGTGCGGCTGGCGCGGGCGCTGGGTTGGGATGAGGACCGGGTCAAGGCGCTGCGCTGGGGAGCCTACCTGCACGACATGGGCAAGCTGGGGATTCCTGACCGCATCCTGTACAAGCATGGTCCCCTCGACCCCGAGGAACGCCGCATCATCCAAAGCCACACCACCCAGGGGTATGACCTGCTGCAGGACCTGCACTTCCTGCCCGCCGAGACGCTCGACCTCGTGCGCTACCACCACGAACGTTGGGACGGAAGCGGCTATCCTGCGGGGCTCTGCGGTGAAAACATCCCCGAGGCCGCTCGCCTCTTTGCGATCGTGGATGTCTACGACGCTCTCACCAGTGCCCGCCCCTACAAACCCGCCTGGTCGCGCGAACGCGCTCTACAGGAGATCGGCGCGCAGGCCGGACGGCACTTTGATCCCCACTACGTCGACGCGTTCCTGGCCCTGATGACCGAGCAGGACGACGTGCGCCTGGTGAGCTGA
- the panD gene encoding aspartate 1-decarboxylase, with product MERIMFRAKIHRATVTQADLDYVGSVTIDQDLLDAADILPHERVDIYNITNGNRLSTYALQGPRGSGVIGINGAAAHLVRPGDLVIIAAYGNFTEEEARTLEPRVVLVDAQNRLLDPQPA from the coding sequence GTGGAACGCATCATGTTCAGGGCCAAGATTCACCGCGCGACCGTCACGCAGGCGGACCTCGACTACGTCGGGAGCGTGACCATCGACCAGGATCTGCTGGACGCGGCGGATATCCTGCCCCATGAGCGGGTGGACATCTACAACATCACCAACGGGAACCGCCTGAGCACCTATGCCCTTCAGGGGCCCCGCGGCAGCGGCGTGATCGGCATCAATGGAGCCGCCGCGCACCTGGTGCGTCCCGGCGACCTGGTGATTATCGCCGCCTATGGCAACTTTACCGAGGAAGAAGCCCGCACCCTCGAGCCGCGCGTGGTTCTGGTGGACGCCCAAAACCGCCTCCTCGACCCCCAGCCTGCCTGA